One window from the genome of Cyclobacterium amurskyense encodes:
- a CDS encoding type IV toxin-antitoxin system AbiEi family antitoxin: MEREILNIALENVQKEIPLQFHYTPKGQFDGELELNYNQQQYLFFIEVKKEVRQYIVAQLEAYKGTDSDVLLVAERIPSKVKIALRERKMPYIEANGNVYIEKRELFLLVDTHKPINHTKEKGNRAFTKTGLKVLFHFLLKPELVNKTQREIAEYTGVGLGNIPQVLDGLKATGYLLPLNKKEYTWQKRKELLFRWVEDYETILKPGLKKKTYQMRIDWKDIQLNERIAAWGGEPAADLITNYLRPEKFILYTNEDQANLIRNYKLKPKKEGDLEVVEMFWNQNLNTQIAPSVIVYAELLIGGGKRNKETAEMIFNEQIKPIL; encoded by the coding sequence CAATTTCACTATACACCAAAAGGACAATTCGATGGTGAACTTGAACTGAATTATAACCAACAGCAATATCTCTTTTTTATTGAAGTAAAAAAAGAAGTACGGCAATACATTGTAGCTCAGCTAGAAGCGTATAAAGGAACAGATTCAGACGTCCTTTTAGTGGCAGAACGGATTCCTAGCAAAGTAAAAATTGCCTTGCGTGAACGAAAAATGCCTTATATAGAGGCAAATGGGAATGTTTATATAGAAAAAAGGGAATTATTCTTATTAGTAGATACCCACAAACCGATTAACCACACAAAAGAAAAAGGAAATAGAGCATTTACAAAAACGGGTTTAAAAGTACTCTTTCATTTTTTACTTAAGCCAGAGCTCGTGAATAAAACCCAACGAGAAATCGCAGAATATACAGGTGTAGGTTTAGGTAATATCCCGCAAGTCTTAGATGGGCTGAAAGCAACTGGATATCTTCTACCACTAAATAAAAAAGAATATACTTGGCAAAAAAGAAAAGAACTGTTATTTCGCTGGGTCGAAGATTATGAAACTATCCTCAAGCCAGGGTTAAAGAAAAAGACTTACCAAATGAGGATAGATTGGAAAGATATTCAATTAAATGAAAGGATTGCTGCTTGGGGAGGGGAGCCAGCAGCCGACTTGATTACCAATTACCTGCGACCTGAGAAATTTATTCTTTATACGAATGAAGATCAAGCTAACCTAATAAGGAACTATAAACTTAAACCTAAAAAGGAAGGTGATCTAGAAGTCGTAGAAATGTTCTGGAATCAAAACCTGAATACCCAAATAGCTCCTTCAGTAATTGTTTATGCTGAACTTTTAATTGGAGGAGGTAAACGAAATAAGGAAACTGCAGAAATGATATTTAATGAGCAAATCAAACCAATCTTATAA